The genomic region GTCATTTCAGTAATGGCGTCATCAGACAGACACAAAGAGCTGTGGCGTAATGGATCCTTATGCCGCCTGTGTATGTACACATTAAGTCAGGTCGACGGctcaagggtatgatccgccaGGTGACCCAGCATCGAACTAAGTCAATGCCAGTTAATCCGTTTTCCAGCAGAGCTTTAACTTTCTCTATGGTAGGCGCAAGTTTTCTATGTTCGGTGGTTGAGAGCTTTCCCGGAAGATCATGCTTCGGGTCAAGACGTTCAACGCGATAACCCGGCAATGGATTCTTGTCAGCCGAAAAagtatccttgcagtaaaaccacgtccgattccaatctttggggtgactagGCAGGCATGCATAAGGGAAGATGGCGTCTCTTCTGCGTTGAATCGAAATTCCGCCGAGTTCCAAGCTAGGGTCGTTCGTGAACTCATTCTGGTGGTTCAAATAAAATAATTCTCTGAAAAGTTCAAcgttgggctcctcttgaaggtatacttcgcacaagacttgaaagttgcagatattcgACACGGAGTTGGGActaatatcttgaggatggagctggAAGAAGTGCAGGACATCTTGGAAAAACATAGAGTCGGGTGGTGAGAAGCCTCGATTCATATGATCAGTGAATACAATGACTTCGCCCTCCTtcggttgaggtctttcttcgcccGGTTCAGGGGCACGATAGTACATGGCATTCTTTTCTGGCAAATATCCGATTTTGATAAAGTCTTTAAGCGTGCCTtcagtgacaatggagggaacctAGTTGCATGCATAGAATgtctttggcggcattgtgaagaGAGAAAACCTAAAGAAAGGGAAATTTTGGCCGGTTCAAATCAGATTGGTGAAGTCACAGGTGAACAGTTACAGCATATATATCAAGAATGGcggcttaagtgaggactaatgatATGTGAGTAATTATAAGTCAgacatgtaagccgccatgacacgTACTGGTATTTCAGGATCTGACAAGAGCAAAATTTTACTAAGTATCaagacaaacaggtttcacagattaagGATATAAGATTGGATCTGCGGCTATTCAGAAAAATGGAATAAAATCTAAACCTAAAGTGGCGGCAGCAGAAGAGCAGGGGCGTTCAGATGAGATCTATTGTAAGAAAGATATGGTCCGATATCAAAAATAAGTGCTAAAAATTGTTACCGCGTAAGGTTTATGTGGTTTTTCGGATCTAAGCCATGAATCTAAGCAAGAAAAAAGAAGGGCGGtgatgaacactgaaaccctaatgacATATCTATGGCGAGGAAGGGGAAGACTTACTGTTGCTGACGAGACAGCGGAGAGGCGCCGCGGTGCTCTGACCCGTTCAGGGTGATGCAACGGCCGGAGTCGATGAAGGAGatgaaggttgacggcggcggagctcgggtgcACTGGGAcgtcgtgaggaggaagaagaaggagaaaaggCAAAGGGAGAGAATGAGAAGTGAGCTCGTGGCTCTATTTATAAGGCCGGAAGGATAAATGGCATGCACGAGAATCGAGGAGACAAGAAAACAGATATGTGACGACGTGGGCGCCTCAATTTTCAAAGGATCGGTAAAGAAAAATATTTAATTAAGATTTGGGCCGTGTATTAATTGCAGGTGATGTCACGATGGGTTATCGCAATTTTCGGAaatgacgtcatggcaggttacaaTGTTTCACAATaagatgaagaaggattttttctaagtgttgaagattgacatgaacgagttcaaatcaacctggggcctaatgttggggatatgactatcggatatgacccgcccaagaggggTCGGGTCATCCCTTATGGCGGTTCAtctaaatgaagcccaagagtatgctaaagatggcggttcatagataggcttgttAAAAGGCCCAAatccggaggcggcttaaggcccgtaagtataaaccgccatgtatatgtaaacttgggttgtaaggcatgtaagataagtcactaagccggacacgtttgtatgagctggccaggactctgtaggccgcagggcgtcaacccgtgtatataaggggacgacccagcggcggcttacggcaagaaacaacaagtcaaaagccaggcaaagcgtgtttgctccctggtaatcgaaactcTAGCAATACAAcctcaaactggagtaggcctttaccttcaccgcaaggggccgaaccagtataaactccctgtgtcatttgtcccgttttaacccctttaagctaacctcgtcgcaatggctccacaactaagtccttctacaaggacatctgtcgtgacacttccacgacagggtgcgccccaagggggaatcctactcctactaggagtaggttcccctttcctagtccaactaggaggggaaggaatgaggaggaggggagaaggaaagagggggccggccccccaagccctaaaccaattcggtttgggcctaggggggcgcgccccacagctCCCTTGTTGcactctatttccactaaggcccatgaaggcccattgacccccccgggggggttccagtaactccccggtactccggtatttatccgatgacccccgaaaccttaccggtgtctgaatataaccttccaatatatcaatctttatgtttcgaccatttcgagactcctcgtcatgtctgtgatctcatccgggactccaaacaaccttcggtgcatcaaaacacataaactcataatacagatcgtcatcgaacgttaagcgtgcggaccctatgggttcgagaactatgtagacatgaccgagacacatctccggttaataaccaatagcggaacctggatgctcatattggctcctacatattctatggagatctttattggtcaaaccgcataacaatatacgttgttccctttgtcatcggtatgttacttgcccgagattcaatcattggtatctcaatacctagttcaatctcgttatcggcaagtctctttactcgttctgtaatgcaacatcacgtaactaactcattagtcacattgcttgcaaggcttatagtgatgtgcattaccgagagggcccagagatacctctccgatacatggagtgacaaatcctaatctcgatctatgccaactcaaaacaccatcggagacacctgtagagcatctttatagtcacccagttacgttgtgacgtttgatagcacactaagtgttcctccggtattcgggagttgcataatttcatagtcataggaacatgtataagttctgaagaaagcaatagcaacaaactaaacgatcatcgtgctaagctaacagatgggtcaattcaatcacatcattccctaatgatgtgatcccgttaatcaaatgacaactctttgtccatggctaggaaacttaaccatctttgattaacgagctagtcaagtagaggcatactagtgacactcagtttgtctatgtattcacacatgtattaagtttccggttaatacaattctagcatgaattataaacatttatcatgatataaggaaatataaataacaactttattattgcctctagggcatatttcctttagtggccccctcgggcatcgtctcacattgattattttttccataaatcacatatatttcaaaataaatctccgtaaatttttatcgtgtttggacttcgtttggtatggatattccgtgaaacaaaaaacatgcaacatacaggaactggcactaggcacttgatcaatatgttagtcccaaaaataatacaaaatgttgccaaaagtatatgaaaattgtagaataatgtcatgaaacaataaaaaaattatagatacgacgaagacgtatcaatctTTCAATGCTATCCCAGAGAGGATAATGATGTAGCTCATGAACTAGCTCATCTTGCTAGATTTGAGAATCCTAGTGTATGGTTAGATGATGCCCCTCGGGGTTTAGGCTTTGTTCGGAGTACCTCCACTCCACAACTCCACTCCCAGAGCTGGTGGAGTTACAGTTGAAAATCGTGGAGCACCTATTTCCTAGCTCCACAGCTCCTGAGATTTCGCGGACCCGGTGGAATTCTGAATAGGGTCTTAATTTCCTTTCTTGTCAATAATGTTGTTATCACCAATCTATAAAAAGAGGGTTTAAAGTGTAAAAAAAAGAACTCAGAGCAACTAATTGGAGGGGTTCCCCCTCGCGGGGCGCCTTTCCTGGTGCAGGAGCACCCCAACGCGCCATGTGGTGTGTCCCGGCGTGCCATGTGTCACACTGGACGCTTCCCCCATCGAGATGTTTGGGGGGGTATTTTTGTTTTTTGGGGGTTTTTCCTTGTTTCTTTGATTTCTTTCTGTTATGAGCATGGATCACAGGTGTGCTTACGCATGAAGCACAGTTGTGTTTTAATgtgaagcacaattgtgcttcttgTGTGAAAGCACAAATGTGGTTCTCCAGATTGATGTGTTATCGCATGAAGCACAGTTGTGCTTCCGCGTGAAAGTGTAGAAGTTGTTCCTCAAAAAGTGAAGCACAAATGTGTTTTCATgtgaagcacaattgtgcttctgcgtgaaagcacaattgtgcttctaTGCTTCCCTAGAAGTGAAGCACGGGCGTGCTTCCGTGTGCGTGAAAACATAATTGTGCTTCTGCGAAAAGCGACAGACAAGTGTGCTTCCACATGAATCGTAGGTATGATTCCGCAGGAGGCACAACTATGCTTCTCGTGTGAAAGCACGATGTGATTTTGCGAAGAACAGCTATGCTTCTCGTGTGAAAGCATAAACCGTGCTTCTCTTATGCGTGAATCGTAGGTATGATTCCATATGAAGCACAACTATGCTTCTCGCACGAAAGCACAAACCGTCTTTTTTTAATGAAGAATGGTTTAGTACCATTTCGAAGCACGAGGTTAGTACAGTCATGAAGTCGGGGTTAGTACAGTTTCGGAGcacaaattttgactagaaaaagtttgtcaaaacataTCAATAGGATCTAGTTTCAAGGACCTCGACGTGAGAAAAGCAACATGgatattttttttgtgatttgacacATGGTTCGAGAGATAATAAATCAAAAATCAAATATATGGAAAATGCACAAACAAACCACCCATCGCCCCTCCATGTTGAAAGAAATCCTATCAAAACACAATAGTTACGACAAGTGGTTGTGGTACTTATCACTACAAGAGGAGGTTGAAATGATTTTGCAGGGTACCTCTTAATTACTACTCCAGGTCAAACACGTTGTTGATTGCAAAAGTTTTTTTTAGGGTCGATTGCAAAAGTTGGTGGAAACAAAACCAAAGTATCCCTTATATTTGGGGAAGAGCTTGCAATGGAAAGTCTGAAACTCGCACCGGCCCATAAGTCAAATGACACGGGCCGGTCAGAGAACCCTGAGAGACTCCCACAAATCCCAGCCCGATCCAGACACGGAACCGAACCGAGCCCAACTACCCAAGTCCCAGCCCGATCCGCCCTTCGTCTCCACTCCACCCGATCAAACCATCACCTCGCCGACTTCTCCTCCCCGTCAAATCTAGGGTTAACACTTCGGCAACCCACCCCAGAGCAGGgccgcatcgccttcctcctcgtgcccgcGCCTCCCACCCGCCGGCCGGAAGGGGCAGACGAAGGTGAAGCGCAGCGAAGATGCCGCAGCGGCACTCGAAGAACAACAACGACCTCGCCTTCTTCACCTACGAGGAGAAGCGGAAGCTCGGGTACGGCACCCAGCGGGAGCGGCTCGGCAAGGACTCCATCAAGCCCTTCGACGCCTGCTGCCTCTGCCTCAAGCCGCTCATCGACCCGCTCGCCTGCCCCAAGGGCCACACCTTCTGCAAGGAGTGCATCCTCGAGTGCCTCCTCGCGCAGAAGAAGGACATCAAGCGGTACCAGCTCGTTGTTCCTTTTTTTTTATTGGGTCCTGATTCCTTCTTTGCTTGGTCATCCAAGGACTGGTTAATTCCAGGGAATTTGCAATTTGTTAGCGAGGATTGTGGAATTGGTATGATTGTGCTCAGATGCGGTGCGGGCTTAAATGTGCATTCCTGCTCCTAGGATTGTAGGGTTCCTCATGGATAGGGCTTGTTGGACTTATCGTAGCTTGCCATTTTCCTTGGTACTATGAGAACTCTTTTAGCACGGTGTTTTAGTTTTGTGGCACTGGAGGTCGCGCCATGTATGAGAATTTGGGGCGGCAATTGAAATTCGATCCTGGGATGGGCATTTGTCATGGTGAAGTGTTTGGATCGGTGGTGTTATGTTGCTAGTACTAGCTACAGTATAGTAGTTATCCCTGAATTTCAAGAGAAAATGATCTTGCTTCATCATTGAATTTCTACTAGTATATAGTAAATTAGTACAGTTTCGGTGTCCATAAGACTGATACTTCCCCATGCCATTTGTCATCAACATTTCAGCAATTGATCACTGAAGTAGTTTGAATCTATATTCCTGTTCTTAGTGGACATTCGAAATTGCTATACTTGCCCTTAAGTTATCTGCTTGCTTGTTCAACCAAATAAAAGGTATGGATTTCTGAGTGTTTTTCCTTCTTCCAGCAAGCTTATAGCTCATGATTCCCAGAAAAAGCaagagaaggaagaggaggaggagaagctggTGCTGCAAAAATCCAAGGAGTTGGATGCTTTTGATCAGCAGAATCATGGAGCAGTCCCCCAGTACTATGATCGCAGCGGTTCCCAAGACAAGAATGGTTTTCATGGAGCCAACAGTGTGAAGACTACCTCCTTTGAAGAGGAAGCCCTACGCACCATGAAGGCGTTTTGGCTTCCGTCAGCTACACCCGAAGCCACTGTCAAGGTAGATGCTCCTTCTACTGACACAATCTGTCCCGAGGGGCAGGAGAAGCTCAAGCTGAAATCACTCTTCCCTATTTCTTTCACCGAGGAGAACGCTCGTCAGAAGAGCAGTAAGTCAGTGGAGAAAAGCTACATCTGCCCCAGCTGCAAGTCCAATCTCACAAACACAATGTCCCTGGTGGCGATCAGCACCTGTGGCCATGTCTTCTGCAAGAAGTGCTCGGACAAGTTCATAGCAACAGATAAGGTCTGCTTAATGTGCAGCAAACCGTGCAAAGAGAGGAATTTGATTAATTTAGAAAAAGGAGGAACGGGTTTCGCCGCACACGATGACCACCTAGAGGCAAAGAACTTCAAGCATTTAGGGAGTGGTTCTGGGCTAGGATTGGTGAAGCCTGCTCCTAAGGCATAGCCTTCAATTATGTAACTGTTGTTGTATAATGCTGTCAGTTATCGTTGTGGCACGAATATATGTAACCTGGAATTTTTAAATGTTTTGATATCTTTTTGATAAGTATGATCTGGAACAAACGATACTCAGGTTTTTCATCCAAGTGATATCGTGCTTGTGGTTTTGCTCTGATGCAGTATCTAAGGATTTCTTTGGCGCTTGACTGTCTTACTAGTTTTATATGTTGTCACACTGGAGATTCTGCATGAGCAAACCTTGCTGTAAGAGCAAATATTCGTTTTCCTTGTACCATCATGCTTTGTCCACATTCAGAACTTAGGGCCTCTTTGGAACTTCTGGAAGGATAAAAAAAATCTGCAATCCAAAGAGTCCCTAGTGGTAAGCAGTACTATAAGTCTGTAGCATATCCCTTTGCAGTGAGATGGCTTTTCCATTTCTGCAAATTCTGTGGTGAGATGACTTTTGCATCTCTACAGATTATGTCTCCATCTATGTAGTTAAACCACAGGAAATGGAGAATGCGTTAGGTCAGACATATCTCGACAAAATCACCACAGGAAACAAACCAAAACCGACCAAGTTATGAACTAcaacctccgtcccaaaatataagacgaTTTTGCTGTTTTTCTAGTACTATCCATCAGAAGGGAATGAATGGTCCCCTTTTGTCAGCCGATGGCCAGCACAAAACAAAGAAACAAAAGGTTTTGAAAAGGATAATGGAAACGCTGACCTGGCAGCCTTGGCTTCCACCCACGCACGCAACACATGGAGAAGCTTACGGACCACAGTCCAGCTCCAGCAGCAACAGATAGCCAACCAACCTGGGGCAGGCTAGGATCAGAGCTCCACTCAAGGTGAAATGGCAAGCCTACAGAGCTTGATATCCAAACAGGTACGTATGTGCTTTAATGAACCCTGTTATCATCCTTCTCTTGATTTCGTTCCTGGACTCAGAACCCGGTGTTGTCTTCAGTTGATTGCGCCGAACTGCACGGCCACTGCCAGGCTGAACGGGGCTCCCCCTTCGGTGGTGAACGCGAGCTCGAGCGAAGCATCCTCGGATGAGAAGAGTAATTCTCGTGTGCTGTTCATCTCAATGTGTTTTTAAAGGTTGGCACAGGAAAAATTGTTGATAGAATCTCCCTTCCTGACCTTACTATAGAGGTCACAAAAAGGAGATTGGCACTGCTTGGTGCTGGGGCATTATCCACTGTCCTGTTAAACAGCAGCTCTGCAGATGCTGAAGGTATGCCCATTGTTAATTGTTCAGTTTCACCTCCATGGCAGGCGATATGCAACTATGCAAGTTATCAGCTTGTTAAATATTAGCATCCCCATGTACAGTAGGATTGTGTGAGCTAATGCTAACTGGAGTTGTTCCTAGATTTCAGAAGTACCAAAGAATTACCGCTCTTACGTCGATGCAAACGACGGATATTCGTACCTCTACCCAGCTGATTGGAGGGTAATTTGTCAtgtttactagtactccctccgtctcatatataagatcttattacatcCAATATGTGAGTAGTAAATTAGTGTGCAAGAAGGACAATTCAGATGCCAAATAATTATTTTTTCTCGAGTCATTGGCTCTTGTGGATTTCATTCACATAACGCTTTTGTTTCCCCGCGTACTTCATGTCAGGATTTCGACTTCTTGGGCCATGATTCAGCGTTCAAGGACCGTAATGTGCAGCTGCAGTCTGTCCGTGTGGCCTTCATTCCTACTCAGAAAACAGACATTCGTGACCTAGGCCCAATGGATGAGGTAGGTAGCCTTCCGCCTGGATTTTCTGGACTTTGGACCAGATCTCGTCTTCCCTTTCTTCTGACCACTGCTTCATCTTCCCTCAGGCGATCTTCAATTTGGTAACCGAAGTGTACGCTGCTCCGAACCAGATACCAACGATCTATGAAATGCAAGAGGTTTGCCGTTTCATCCACTGCTTGCGTTGCAATTTTTAAGTTGTCGAATCTCATCGACCAGCCATAGAATTCCCGATCTGCTACGCTGCAAAGATCGGAAAGATGAGCGGTTACTTTGTTGTGCTGTAAATTGGCAGCGTACGGTGGATGGCAGGAACTACTGGACGTTTGAGTACGATCTGGAGGCGCCGGGCTACGGCGTGTCGGCGTTTGCGACGGTCGCCATCGGGAACGGTACACGTTTCATGGGGATTCTGGTCATGTGTTTCCCCCTCCTGTGGACACGAAGCTGAGTTGGTGTTGGTTTTTGGCAGGGAGGTACTACACGCTGATCGTGACGGCTAACGAGCGCCGGTGGAGCAGGCTGCGCAACAGGCTCAAAGTCGTCGCCGACTCCTTCAAGATCTACGACTTGAACGCCTGATTGCGCAAGCTCTTGATGTCCGTCGGCACCATCCGACCGTTGCAACGCGGGCGAAACCTGGTGTCGCCTGAGGCCGAGAGGAACCCAACCCAACGAATCTGCATTGCTCAGACATCGCGCTACTCATGCTTGTACGAATCTAGTGGAACCAGTATACATGAATTAGTGGTCAAAATGTACTTCTTTAAAACCATATTGAGGAACCAGAGGGAGTATGATTCCTAGCACAGTTCGTCAGGGCTGCCCTGGTTTCCACAGGGGGTAATCGACACACAGACTGTTGAATGAACAAACGACAATCCACACGATCATCGCTAAACAGGCGTAATCAAATCACCAGGAATTCAACCTATTAAGAAGACTTTTCTTTACACACACCTGAATCATCAAATCGGCGCATTACAAAGGCGAAATGAATCGAGTGCGCAGAGCCTCCAAAAGAATGTTTGCAACTCATATATTACAAACAATTACAATGCCCTCCCACCAAACTTGCTACCTATTTCCAGGATAAAAGCTCCCTACAGATTCAACACAACTAGTCATCTCAATCTCCAGTCGAAAATTTTGTCAAGACCAGGCCACCCTTCTGCGCATTCGGAACATCGCCAGCAGCCCCAACCGTGGAGCTACGCGTCTGGACAGAGAGCGACAGGGGAACTTGGTCATGCCCTAACATAATTTACACCTAACAAACCCAATATTAATTACATTAGCCTAGCCGATGCTGGCGAAGGCCCTTGCCAAAATGGGGCTGCATCAATCTAACATAGAGACCGTTCAGGTCCATCAGAGAGTCATGTGTGCCCTGCTCAACTATCCTACCACCATTTAGGACAACAATGTTATCCACATGCTTCATCATCGCTGCCCTGTGCGCTATCAGGACCGTTGTCTTGTTCCCCATGACCAATGTGTCAAGAGCTTCCTGTACCACTCTACTTGATTCAGACTCGATCGCAGAGCTGGCCTCGTCCAACAACAATATCGGCGCATTCTTCAAAACCACTCTAGCAATGGCAATACGTTGCTTCTGCCCAGGTGTCAGATCAACCCCTCGCATTCCCACATGAGTGTCATAGCCATGTGGCAAGCTACTAATGAAATGATGAGCATTTGCTATCCTTGCAGCTTCCTTCATCTCAGCCTCCGTTGCGTTGTGCCTTGCATAGATAATGTTCTCCCTTATTGTTGTCGAGAAAATGACGGGTTCTTGTTGAATTAGGCCCATGTGGCTTCGTAACCATCTCAGGTTGAACGATTTCAGATCTCGGCCATCCAGCAGAACTTGGCCAGACATTGGGTCATAAAATCTCTCAATTAACGAAATGATAGTGCTCTTCCCGGATCCTGAAACACCTACCACTGCAACTGTTTGCCCACCGCTCACCTTAAGATTGAAATTGCTCAGCACAAAGATTTCTGGACGAACTGGATAGGAGAAATCAACATTCTTGAATTCAATGCTCCCATAGACATTGGGTGGTTTCAGGCCAGTGTTGTCATCAGGATCAATCTTTGGCTCTCGGTCAATAATTTCAAACACTGAAGTGAGAGACTTCCGCCGCTTAAGTATGTATGGGGCAAGTCCAAAGGGCTCCaccaatgcaaatgatgcaaacgAGAATAGAATGTA from Triticum aestivum cultivar Chinese Spring chromosome 4A, IWGSC CS RefSeq v2.1, whole genome shotgun sequence harbors:
- the LOC123085484 gene encoding E3 ubiquitin-protein ligase CSU1; this translates as MPQRHSKNNNDLAFFTYEEKRKLGYGTQRERLGKDSIKPFDACCLCLKPLIDPLACPKGHTFCKECILECLLAQKKDIKRKLIAHDSQKKQEKEEEEEKLVLQKSKELDAFDQQNHGAVPQYYDRSGSQDKNGFHGANSVKTTSFEEEALRTMKAFWLPSATPEATVKVDAPSTDTICPEGQEKLKLKSLFPISFTEENARQKSSKSVEKSYICPSCKSNLTNTMSLVAISTCGHVFCKKCSDKFIATDKVCLMCSKPCKERNLINLEKGGTGFAAHDDHLEAKNFKHLGSGSGLGLVKPAPKA
- the LOC123085487 gene encoding photosynthetic NDH subunit of lumenal location 1, chloroplastic, with amino-acid sequence MASLQSLISKQLIAPNCTATARLNGAPPSVVNASSSEASSDEKKVTKRRLALLGAGALSTVLLNSSSADAEEVPKNYRSYVDANDGYSYLYPADWRDFDFLGHDSAFKDRNVQLQSVRVAFIPTQKTDIRDLGPMDEAIFNLVTEVYAAPNQIPTIYEMQERTVDGRNYWTFEYDLEAPGYGVSAFATVAIGNGRYYTLIVTANERRWSRLRNRLKVVADSFKIYDLNA